The window ataaaatatttttattaaaaaaaaattggtactaACAGGAAAAAAGGGACCATCCTAAAACTACATGAAGAAGGTCATTTACCTTGGTTCCTCATACTCAGACCACTTTTCATCATTATCAAAGCAgtgatgcccattatcaccactattattcaatattcttctagaaatgctagatataacaataagacaagaaaagaaatgacaggtatgagaataggcaatgagaaaacaaaactatcaatttTTGCAGAAAATGTGATAGCATATTTAGAtattcctagagaatcaactaaaaaactagttgaaataaatAACAACTTGAGGAAATTTGCAGGATAAACCCATGTAAATCCAATTCCTTCATAatacagatgaataaaatgaagtTAAATGAGGTAAAATAGCTTAATCAGGATCACATAGGAAATAAATAGTAAAGGCAGCAGTTGAACCAGATTTTCTTTACACTTTATACTTTCtttgtgctctattcactataccatttggggggaaatatatatatggcAAGCCAACATGGCAGAGAAAAGGTAGGAaatcacctgagctctccccataACCCCTCCAACAACTTTGAATAATGCCTAAAAagaaattctggagcagcagaatccacaaaagacagagtaaaataaaatttttgctgCACCAGGGTGAAAGTGAAGGATAGTCCACTGGAGGCCATGCCAGCATagtctattgtaatgggttctttctgtgcctcttcatatgatgtaattaaccccattccatctcctccccctagtcttcttttattcttgtATGACTTTCAGTACATCATTTGTAAACTTGACCTCATtggcatctataaaatgagagatgaaGAGTAGAAttgaactagattatctctaaaagttttcccagctttaaatccatggctgtaattttgattgtataatataaatataatatttgatTATATTTTCATTATATCATTCTAAGTAAATATTCCTGGTCCTTATATAAAAAAGCTaatctctcctttttttgtttattttggtgaggcaattggggttgtgacttgcccagggtcacacagctagtaagtgttaagtgtctgaggccagatttgaactcaggtcttcctgaatccagggctggtgctttatccactgcaccacctagctgccccccaagctaaTCTCTTTTTAAGAACAACCAAGAGGAGTTAGATTCCCTCTTCCATAATACCAGGGAAGTTGGTTCAGTGTTTTAATAAATCCCATAGCAGTTTGGATTCCCAAGGCTGTACCACATACATTAGTATTCATTCAGTCATCCAAAACAGCTTTTTTTCACcttaaagagagagaagggggtatatatatatatactagaaTGGTAAAGGATAGTAATAATGATTGAGAATCCAAGATATTCAAGTTCAACATGCTGCTGTATCTCTGAGTGTGCCTTTAGAATAGGTAAGTGGGCAAAATTATAGTCATATAAGTTTATTGAGAAGATTGTATAAAGAGCTGTATTCTGATGGATTCAGAATGACATTTCCATATATAAGGGTTAACATATGGCCTAAAATCCCCACAAGAAGATATTTTATTAAGTGTTATTAATACAGACTGGGCACATACTCTTCACTATCAACATAGCCCAAAGGTGATATTTCATTGTACTTATCTACATAAAGAATTTGAATAAGAAAAGTTATACCATTTCTACATACAAAACCATTTTGACTAGACAGTGTATGAATAATTTTGAAATGCTGCCAAATTCCATGAATTAGACTTTTAAACCACTTGATGCCAAATAACTATTTGGgttgatttttttcagttttcatccAATTGACTATTGTCAAGAGCATCAATTAACAGAGATTTCTAAGGCCAGGACAGCAGAGAAAATCACCTGAGCTAAgtcagtaaaacaaaacaaacaaaaaggaaaaaaaaaacattcaaaagaaAGATCAGTCTTGTTGTATTACAGGGAGTatttggagagaaaagagacatcAATTTGGAGATGTACAAGAAAGGTAGAACTGATTCAATAGCCAGTGGggaacaaaacaaattctggaagtTGTGAGTGAAGTTCTTGTTGTGTTTTCTGAGAAAGATGATGCCAATAGCTGTGTCTAGAACAAAGGAATGGAATGTCCAGGACCTACAAACAGAGAAATTGCCTAGCAGGTAGTTGCATTAATTCAGTTGTATAGTAATGACTGAGGAAATGGAAGGGTAAGCTGGAATGCAGAAATCAgttgaaaggaaaagaagtgaTAGCAAGTGGTGACTAAATGatcactggaaaaaaagaaagaaagaaaatgaagctaaCTACAAGTTTATGGGAAtgaggggagaaaaatgaaaaagggaagaaattaatGTCTTTTCCTTAGAACCAATGGAGATGTTAGGAGAGGGGAGTGGATTTGAGATTGTTATGATGTGTTTTTCCTAAAGAAATAAATGTTGATGGTTACACTAAGGCAGACCATCCCATTTTTGGATAATGCTAATCATtagggagctttttttttttttgcattgaccCCAAATCCTCCTCTATCCATTGGTAATATTTCTTCCCTCTAGGACCAAGCAAAGCAAATAAATACATGCATTTAGCTGTTATTTCCCCTTGCCATTAATGGTAATAGCTcatatgtatatagcactttaaggtttgcaaagcattttacctaTCTCAGAtgatttttctgtgttttttccaTACTGTAGAGTTATAATTCCCATTGATCACTGATTCAAAGACTGCTCCCATTCTCcaaatttcatatttccctccaaTTTTACATCTCTATTCAAAACAACCCCCTTTCCTTTAATCAAATATTGACTGGTATAGTTTAAAATCTCTATGCCATCCTAGTTAACCCCACTTTGTATATGCTCTTGCTCTTCACTGTCTTCCTGTAATGTGGGACCAAGAACTGAATGTAACAAATGCACCAAATAAACTTTATAAGTTTTGGAATTTgaataaatttgaatttaaattaCTGTTATCTAGCtctaaattcaaaacaaaaaggCAGATATGGGATCAATATCAAAGGAGGAGTTGGACTCTTTGTAACAATTGGAGCTCTCTAAAGGCCAATGAGATGTTTGTGTAGAAAATGCATTTCCagtcattggaggtcttcaaaagAAGAAGTTCTGTAACAACTTACTACTTGGGAATATTGTAGAAAGGATTTCTAATCTggtacaggttggactaggtAACCTCAGATGTCATTTCCAATTTAGAGATCCTGGGACATCGAGTCATAGCATTGTCTAGAAGAAAATGCTAGAATCATAGCatagtaaagaaagaaaagatcttgGGCTTTAAAATCACCAGCGAAGAGACAGCCTCGGGTTCAAATTATGATAGATTTAACATGAAGGTGTTTGCAAAAGTTTAGTAACTGACCATCTTTTGATGCATTTCATTTCATGTCCTCAGTTTAGATGGGGTAGAAGATAAAGAATGGATCCAAAAATATATAGATGGGTTTGAACATCTGGCTAGCTATTATATGATGAAATTTCATAAGAAGAACCATTAAGTAAGTTGTAGAAAGATGTGACTAAATTGATATGATtaataaaggaaagagagaaaatgaagctgactccaagtttattgagagtgagagaaaagaaaaaagaaagataagaacaCAGTCGGAATTCTACATTACAAAAATCAACTTTGCAAGTGTAAGACAAGGTATGTGTCACCAGATAACAGTTCATCTGAAATAGATCTGAAGGTTTTAGGATAGCAAGGATAAAAATGATGCAGCAAAGTgatatgacattaaaaaaaatatctcccTTTAGGCTGTACTGAGAGACAGTGTTTGGAAATGAGGTGAATTACTATATTCTGTCCTGATTAGACCACATATGAAACATTAGGTTCTATACTGGATGATAATTTTTAGGAATAACTTTTGCACACTAGAGGCTATCTAGATGAGAATTATTAGATTAGTGAAAACTTAATAGCATATTTTATTGAGCATTGATTACAGGAACTATGGATATTTAGCATGGAATAGAGAAGACTTGAGAAGGGATGGGGTTATGATTGACATACTTGAATGGTTAAAGGACTATAAAAGAGATAATAGATTTCTTCTATAATAGACTTGTTCAGAACTAAGGTCATTGAGGAATTTTCAAAAAGGCAGATTTTGTATCTTATATAAAGCAAAAATGTCCAAATAAATATAGTTGTTCAAGATTGGGATGTTACCCCTTAGTAGAGATCTTCAGGGAAAGGATAATTGATGGGCTCCTACAGagagaattcttgttcaggtataagTTGGAATGGGTAACACTTAAGATCCATTTCCCTCTCAGATTTTGTCAATTTATGGGCTAAGCTTTATATTGTAATTTTATGTTtataatggaataaaaatgagAGCAATTTTTCCATGCATAGACTAATTTTTAGAAGTAAATAatctcagggcagctgggtggtgcagtggataaagcactggccctggattcagtaagacctgagttcaaatcgggcctcagacacttgacacttactagctgtgtgaccctgggcaagtcacttgaccctcattgccccacaacaaaaagaTTACTAGTGGAACATTAAGAAAATACTATAGATGTAGGAGAAATAGGACTTAAATCACtcagcagtttttaaaaataagactcaGTAGTCTGAGAGCATTTTGAAAATCTGGTAcactttcatgaaaaaaaaaatcatcaagcaattttgttgttttccagggggttttttttaattagagaagaaaattgggaagaaTCAAAGCCAATTCTAAAAGTaatatcttttaatttctatAACATTGTAAAAGGTATATGGAGTAGTGAATAGTCAACTGGTCTCAGAAtctggaagagctgagttcaggtTCTGCCATTGACATCTGGTTACGTGATGATAGGCtagttaacctctcagtgccctcagCTAACTTTCTAAAATGATATATAAGTTGTTGCAAGGAAAGtggatctgcattggtagaaagcGTTTCACATCAGGAGGGTCCCAGaaccaatgaaataacaagtcTGATTAAAAagaacctttattaagcactgaaaggcatttattaaatagtcAATGTTAGACCCCTTACATGGTTATTTAATTAGAATACTACCAAATTGTTCTTTTAAGGCAGCTTGACCTACATCATAATACCATTTTAAGGACTCCCAAAACAGGTCATGCTCCAACTTATTTTTGATGATGTATTATTTAGAATACTAATTATATAGTTATAAAAGAGAATAGAGATAATTAAGGAATGGATATTAACTAAAAGTGATTTCTtaatccttttcctttaaaaggaCATCTGGAACACCTAGTGGTTGGACTGATGGATCTCATGAATAAATCCACAATTTCTGAATTTGTTTTACTCAGTCTCTCTGGATCATGGGAACttcagattttctattttatgttctttttgttGCTTTATGGGGCCACTGTAGTGGGGAACCTCCTCATTGTGATCACAGTGATATTTAGTTCTCATCTGAACTCTCCAATGTACTTCCTCCTTGGCAACCTCTCCTTTTTTGACATGTGCCTCTCTACTGTCACTACACCCAAAATGGTTTCAGACTTGCTCAGGGAACAGAGAACCATACCTTTATGGGGATGTATGACTCAGATGTTCTTCATGCATTTATTTGGGGGTGGTGAGATGACTCTCCTCATCGCCATGGCCTTTGACAGATATGTTGCCATATGCAGACCTCTTCATTATACATCCATCATGAGCCGTCGCCTGCTCCATGGGTTTGTGCTATTCTCATGGATAATTGGTTTCATACACACTATGAGCCAAATGGTTCTAACTGTGAACTTGCCCTTCTGTGGACCCAATGTCATAGACAATCTATTCTGTGACCTTCCCCTAGTGATCAAACTTGCTTGTAAGGACACCTATGTTCTGGAACTGTTTGTCATTGCTGACAGTGGCCTACTTTCACTGATTTGCTTCATCCTATTGCTTGTGTCTTACACTGTTATTCTAGTCACTGTCCATCGCTCCTCTGGTGGGCTTTCCAAAGCTCTGTCCACATTGTCTGCTCATATCACTGTGGTGACTCTTTTCTTTGGGCCATGTATCTTCATTTATGCTTGGCCATTTAGCAACTTTTCAGGGACTAAAATCCTCTCTGTGTTTTATACTGTTATCACACCTTTATTAAACCCTATTATCTATACCCTGAGGAATCAGGAGATGAAGGTggccatgaggaaactgatgaccCAGCATGTTCACTCAAGGTAAATCTTTTATCTGAGTCTTAATATAAAggtaggtggaatagtggatagagcattgaattttgaatcaggaagactagaattcaaatttggcctcagacacttcctaaccgTGCCACACTGAAAAAATCAtttaccctctgtctgcctcagttttatcatctataagatggggataataataatactcactttccagagttgttgtgagaatgaaatgagatttttaaagtgttttacaaacttcaaagcactatataagtcaAATAGCTAGTGCTATTATATTAAGAATGTCACTAATGAACATCCTATAAAATAGATGATGATATtttacaatttaatattttaattcacccagatttcatttatttaagcAATTGATACCAATCACAAGCTCTATGATTTTCTATggataaaaataattcatatcaTTGTTGAGAACCTAATAATAAAGCCCTTTCTTCTTTAGATGCAAAATACTTGGCCAATTTATTGTATTCCTTATTgataaattgtttcattttatgccTAATGAAAATAAACTGAGAAAAGTTGACTTATTGTATATTCAATTACAATGTCAAAATTGTTATATGCAAAAGAAAAGGTTATAACATtctgaagaaaaaagggaaaaaaaatatgtccCTGACAGGAaatggttgtatttttttttcaaagaattaaagagcaagaaaaaagtAATGATTTATTCTGGGCTCATTTATTTATGCTTaactatgaaaatgaatgaaagaacacAACTCAAGAAGAAATCATTGAACATCCAATTCTGCATAAGGACTGAATCTATTCATATCCCTGTTTCCCAGGTCCTGAGGTAGCATTTAGTAGAAAATAGAATTTGCTGTACATTTTGACTCCAGATGCCATATAATGAGTGTTTTCCTAATTTCATTTAACAGGTGTGTGTTTGAGGGGTAAGGGAAAGGTAAGGAGGGAAGAAGATTGAGGCACTAGCAAAGCTCAATGCTTATGGCCTGATGGATACTATCCCTAGTGGCACAATTACAAGGAATAAGCTAACTTGGCTAAAATTGTACATGATAAGTTAATAGGTCCCTGGGCTATTTCTAGATTAGAAAAACCATTAATATCAAAATATTACTTTAGCAAGGGTCCATTATTTTCAGAGCTGAGTGACTTCTCCAAAGACTATCCACCAATAACTTCTTagataaagacaaaacaaaacaaaacaaaattatgagAACCTATGGACAGTTTCTAGCATCAATAAGGAGTGAGGATAAAGAGGTGTCAAGGGATCCAGCAATCAAAGTATTCACTCTTTACTACTTATAATGCACTGTTAAAAACCAACAGGTTTGAATTccctaataaaataattaattgagGTTCTGTCCTTGggcctcttctcttttcactctataCTAACCCATTCTGTTATCTCATTGGCTCCCATAGgtacaattatcatttctatgcagatgattcccagatctttcTATCTATCCCTAGTGTCTCTGTAGAACTTTAATTGTCTCATGGACGTATTTAACTAAATGTCTCATAGCTAGCTAAAACACAACATGTCTCAaactccaaaacagaactcattatcttcctcaccaccaccaaactctccctccttccaaatttccctatcaCTGTGAAGGGTATTATTGAGTTCCCAGGTACCAAGAGAGGTTTTCAACCTCAGAGTCAACTCCTTTCTCACTAATctcacatatccaatctattgccaaaatTTGTCATGTCTAAATTTCATATCTCTCATATATGTACTTTTATCTCCATTCATATAGACACAACCCTAATTCAGGCCCTAATCACCTATCAACCTAGACTATGACATTAACCTCTTAATTAATCtacctgactcaagtctctctctactaCATATCATACTTGATATCACTCAGCTTCCAAGGTAACTTTTGCCCCAAAATTAATGGTCAGACTCTTACTCAAGGAACTCCAGAGTCTCCCGATACCtactgaatcaaatataaactcctttgtcaTTGAAAATGCCCTACAACTTTGTaccttcttacctttctagtcttcttacattttactacTTTCCACTAATTCTAGCATCTTGCTACAAATTTCTTGAAGTTCTTCCAacagaatgtaaagaattaattgtgatttggggtttccatgaccacatctttgcttcattatggttagactgaaaagatgtaatcttgaaaagccatgtggctttgatgtcaggaagtgatgtttgttcatgggtcctgtcaatcaaagttgccagtcaattagcttggaagtgtgtgtgtgtgtgtgtgtgtgtgtgtgtgtgtgtgtgtgtgtgtgtgtatggaccTGTTTCCTGTTTTcgcaggaggcttctgggaggggggaggggtgcttTTTCACCTGGGAGAAAGAGGTAGAGGATCTGGTGGTGGATCTTTGGACCAAGACAGGAGACACTGCatagctgattctccttagaactacagattccaggtggtggtgagtttgtgttgttgaagtgaGACTGGCTCTTTGggctggctgggctggaggcaggtttagACTTTGAGTCAGTTTTTATTCAAGCTGGGCTGTTCTAAGTGGCTTGGGAGGCAGAGCTgagggcctttttaccctagagatttcgattctaaccatctgggaagtgggacatacttttcccctttctctattccttttctcattgtcccttgctctattaatttcacttgtgttgtaaagtTTGTTCCCATTAACAAAACCTGATTTATTTggggaaaagaggctgttaatctgcTTTCTTATCaatctgagagaaataactaaagaaaaggcagtatggaagagaggaaactctggacctataggtctcccattattttctgaaccccaatattacagcaagctgcccaattaactctttccttactgaatttggcccatacaataatattccatctcccatccctcTCTCTTTACACTAGCTGTTTCCCCTTGCCTGAAATGTTCTGCTCCACCTCGTAGTTTTTTCTGGCTACAAAACACAGATTAAATCTCAATTTCTTTAATAGACCTTTTCAAATCTCCATACCTGTATTCCTTACattcatgtattttatatatgtctcCCACTAGAATGCATTTTCTTTGAGACAAGGGACTGTtgcttgagttttgttttggtggtGTTTGGAGAGTGTTCTTAGAAAAGCACTTaggaaatgtactgtatacaaaataacagcaatattgtcagatgatctgctgtgaatgacttggttattttcagtggtgcagtgatccaagataactctgaaggacttatgaaaaaaaatgcaattcatctacagagaaagaattgattgtatctgaatacagatggaagtatattttgttgttattattggttcctatttctaaattttttatctgatatattttgcatgactgtacatgtatagcttatgttgaattgcttgagttcttgggagtgggttagggagggaggaagagaacttggaacatgaagttataaaaattgatgttacaatttgtttttatatgtaaggtggggaaaattctaaatatatatatatatgacaaaagaaaaaagaaaaacacttagaAAAGTCCTAggtatatagtaagcatttcataaaaGCTTTTGACTAACAGAGAGCAATCACTGCAACATCCATTCAATCTGGTTTTGTATCTGATAAAAGAGGCATTGACTAACATTGATAGATGGAATATGAGTGTCCTGGAATCTATTTCTTTAAGACTTTCAGAGGGACCTCAAGATTTGGAAACAAGTAGACCATCATCCACTGACCCCCATCATACTAGAACTTCAATGGAAGGCATACCTTGATAGCCAGTGCTAAAATAGAAAGATTATAAGGTGTTAGATTTAGgggtagaaggaaccttagaggtcaagtCCAACATCttcaatttataaataagtaaaaggagacacagagaggctaaattatttttctggggtcacacaggtggcaagtTAGTATTTGAATGcacattttcctaactccaagtccaatgccttatccactataccatgctgcctctctttggctcaaaagaatgaaaattaagaGATTTGAGTTTTAGTGTTATTATTCTTAATGAGACAATAACATAATACTTTCAGCTCTGAAAATCTTACATTCATGTCTTTTTAAATAAGATGCACGAAGAGCAATTTGGTATCTGGTAAAGAGACAAGGGGATGGAGGAGTCTTGCCTGTTTTCTTAGTATATTCCAAATTACAGAAGTTCATTTCAAACATGCATTTGTCCAGGATTATGTGTAGTTAGTACATCAGAGAGTCCCCTCTATGCTACTCTCAAACAGATTTGGAACATCAAGACTTCCATgagaaagaatttattttctcttggaGTTGCTATCCTTCTAGACTGACAAAAGggataagaaagaaggaaaagaagcccTTGCAGGCAGAAAAATAATGGGTTCATAGAATGGGCTAATCAAACTAAAAGATATCATACAAGTCATAATACCACAGAATCACAAAAATCTTAGAGCTGATAAAAAAGATACTCTTTCAAACCACAGCAGAAAAGAAATGTCTACTAAAATATCCTTAAGAAATcatgatccaggggcagctaggtggcacagtggatagagcactggccctggagtcaggaggacctgcgttcaaatccagcctcagacacttgacacttactagctgtgtgaccctgggaaagtcatttaaccccaattgcctcaccaaaaaaaaagaaagaaagaaagaaagaaaagaaaagaaatcatgatcCATCCTTAAATTGAAGGTAGTCAATGGAGGGgaatcaatttcttttcttctttccacctCAATCCCTAGAGATCAGAAGCCACATAATGATAAAACCATAAATTTACCAAAGTAGTCATTAAGTctaatttggaaaacattttaggatttaaaattttaaagtgtggTACAGTTCAGACTAGTTAGCAAATGCTATCTAAATCTGAGTTAGTTTATCTAAGAAAATACATGCTTACACCTGGGCAGCCACACCACTTTTGAATAATGCTAACTTTTGTTATTGGAcactaaggtcttttttttttcctggagggacaatgagggttaagtaacttgcccaggatcacacagctagtaagagtcaagtgtctgaggtcagatttgaattcaggtcctcctgaatccagggcatgtgctttatctactgtaacacctagcttccctataATGCTAACTTTTAGGAAGTTTCTCCTTACCCTGATCCAAAATCATTAGcattggaaaaaagaaacatcCACAATGAAGCTAAAAGCTGCctttggggaggggtggagcaAAAAAGCTCTtaggcaagcaaaacaaaacatttaaaacattaaaattttagAGGAAAAACAGTCAAGAAAGGCAATATCacaacataaaatataaaaaagaaaaataattttaataataaaaattcatatgtatcactggaaaaaaaacaaaccaaagaaattCTTCAAATAAAGACAGAGGTCAAAAAGCAGTCTCAACAGGAACTGAGAATTTCAAGGTTTCTGCAAAGGTGTTCAATAGTGTCTTACACTATTAGTACCATtagtagagttgtaaactgatccaaccattctggtaagcaatttagaactaagcccaaagggttataaaactgtgtataccctttgacccaccaatacccCTActtatgtctgtatcccaaagagataaaagaaaaagggaaaggacctatatatgcAATATTATTAGCATGTgatggtgaagaattggaaatcaaggggatgtctatcaattagggaatgcctAAAGAAGTTaagatatatgattgtgatgggctATTgctgtattataagaaataacatgaaagatggtttcagaaaaacctgtaaagacttatatgaactgacacttgctagccattTAACTATAGGTATAGCAaaatctctctgagctttagttttctaTTAAGTGGATATAATGCCAGTTTTTGTTGTGATTTAGTAGTGAATgacagctgttctcagcaatagtccaagacaattctgaaggatttatgatgaaaaatactatccacctccagagaaagaactgttggagtctgaatgcagatcgaagcttCCCCCACccactatctttttctttttttttcacaacatgactaatatgaaaatatgttttgcatgactttatatgtaaaatctaTATAAagttacttgccttctcaaggagggcagaggggagaaaagaaagagagaatttggaactcaaaatttttttttaaattaatgtgaaaatgtttttacatgttatttgaaaaaatgaaattttttaatcaaattaaatccattaaaatcaattaaaattttaaaaatcaatctaaaaggggcagctaggtggcacagtggatagagcaccgaccctggagtcaggaggacctgagttcaaatctggcctcagacacttaacacttactagctgtgtgaccctgggcaagtcacttaaccccaattgcctcacaaaaaaaaatcaatctaaaagcaaaataaaataatcatatatatatatataagaatatgtCACCTGAAAccaagtaaatgtctgaatcaCCAAAGAACTTCCCAATATCTTTGATGTAGATATACCTAAAATTCTAAATGGAATTCTTGCCAAAAGATTATATAGACTAATACAGTCAAGCCAAGAAAGATTCTAATATTGAGGTCAGAGATATTGTAAGTCTATGTTCATTAGAAACAATTTATTACCTCCAAGTCACTTGCAGACTACACTACACATCACATCAGTTTTGGCACTGATCATGCCAAAACATCACCAACTCTCAGACTTCACCCTCTTATACATAGTACATTGGCATTATATTATAAACTAcagtaacatttcttttttttccttattaaacAGTTGTTTATTGGAAAAAGTGGGCTGAGGAGGGGTGACTAGATTCACCACAGAGCAACAACACCACACAAGTTAGTAGTGATGGGAGAGGTCAGCACAAAGCTCTGTGATCTCAGCCTTTTCCTGTACTGTGAGAGATGGCCTAGAGTGTTAGGGTATACCtagtgtaaggtctaaaattctagctgtgatgtctaaaatctaatgagtggtcaccttaaattagaagctttagcaagagtttagccttttaagtatttattaaagtatattagaagttagtgaagagagagaaagaggtaaaaCAGCCTTTGTCTAGCTATCTCTGAGCCAGCCTCCGTCCTCCTGCCAAGCCCCAAATCCAGAACTGAAAAGACTGTGCTTCTTTGCCACTTTTCCCAGAAGCCCCCTATCAAACCAGAAG is drawn from Dromiciops gliroides isolate mDroGli1 chromosome 2, mDroGli1.pri, whole genome shotgun sequence and contains these coding sequences:
- the LOC122742464 gene encoding olfactory receptor 4L1-like; translation: MDLMNKSTISEFVLLSLSGSWELQIFYFMFFLLLYGATVVGNLLIVITVIFSSHLNSPMYFLLGNLSFFDMCLSTVTTPKMVSDLLREQRTIPLWGCMTQMFFMHLFGGGEMTLLIAMAFDRYVAICRPLHYTSIMSRRLLHGFVLFSWIIGFIHTMSQMVLTVNLPFCGPNVIDNLFCDLPLVIKLACKDTYVLELFVIADSGLLSLICFILLLVSYTVILVTVHRSSGGLSKALSTLSAHITVVTLFFGPCIFIYAWPFSNFSGTKILSVFYTVITPLLNPIIYTLRNQEMKVAMRKLMTQHVHSR